In Juglans regia cultivar Chandler chromosome 5, Walnut 2.0, whole genome shotgun sequence, the following are encoded in one genomic region:
- the LOC108989124 gene encoding aspartyl protease AED3-like produces the protein MATRTLSLLPHLFLLALLICISLTQGLNPKCDISDQGSTLQVFHVSSPCSPFRPSEPLSWEESVLQMQAKDQARLQYFSSLVAGRKSFVPIASGRQIIQSPTYIVRAKIGTPAQTFLLAMDTSNDAAWLPCTGCLGCSSSFFASDKSTSFKTLGCQAPQCKQVPRPTCSASACSFNLTYGASSIAANLSQDNITLADDSIPYYTFGCIQKTTGSSVPPQGLLGLGRGPLSLLSQTNNLYKSTFSYCLPSFKSPNFSGSLRLGTVGQPIRIKYTPLLKNPRRSSLYYVKLVAIRVGRKVVDIPPSALAFNPTTGAGTVIDSGTVFTRLVEPAYVAVRNEFRRRVKNANVISLGGFDTCYSGPIVAPTITFMFPGLNMSLAADNLLIHSTAGSISCLAMAAAPDNVNSVLNVIANMQQQNHRVLFDIPNSRLGVSRERCT, from the exons ATGGCTACGAGAACCCTTTCTCTACTACCCCATCTCTTCTTACTAGCCCTCCTGATCTGCATTTCCCTCACCCAAGGTCTCAACCCAAAATGTGACATATCCGACCAAGGCTCAACCCTCCAAGTCTTCCACGTTTCCAGCCCATGCTCCCCGTTCAGGCCCTCAGAGCCACTGTCATGGGAGGAGAGTGTGCTCCAAATGCAGGCCAAAGACCAGGCCAGGCTCCAATACTTTTCCAGCTTGGTGGCCGGCAGGAAATCTTTCGTGCCGATTGCCTCTGGCCGGCAGATTATACAGAGCCCCACGTATATTGTGAGGGCCAAGATTGGAACACCAGCCCAGACCTTCCTCTTGGCCATGGACACCAGCAATGATGCTGCCTGGTTACCTTGCACTGGCTGTTTAGGGTGCTCATCATCATTTTTTGCCTCTGACAAGTCCACTAGTTTCAAGACCCTCGGTTGCCAAGCTCCTCAGTGCAAGCAG GTACCTAGACCCACTTGCAGTGCCAGTGCGTGTAGTTTCAACTTGACCTATGGCGCCTCCTCCATAGCGGCTAACCTGTCACAGGACAACATCACCCTAGCCGATGACTCCATCCCTTACTATACCTTCGGCTGCATACAGAAAACCACGGGCAGCTCGGTGCCACCACAGGGACTCTTGGGTCTGGGTCGAGGGCCACTCTCACTTCTTTCCCAGACCAACAACCTCTACAAATCTACATTTTCATACTGCTTGCCTAGCTTCAAGTCCCCCAATTTCTCTGGGTCTTTGAGGCTCGGGACCGTCGGGCAGCCGATAAGAATTAAGTACACTCCCTTGctcaaaaaccctagaagaTCTTCACTGTACTATGTGAAACTAGTTGCAATAAGGGTTGGACGGAAAGTCGTCGACATTCCACCTAGTGCTTTGGCGTTCAATCCCACAACTGGGGCAGGGACCGTCATTGATTCTG GCACTGTATTTACCAGGCTTGTCGAGCCGGCGTACGTCGCGGTGAGAAACGAGTTCCGGAGGCGAGTCAAGAACGCAAACGTGATATCTCTAGGTGGCTTCGACACATGCTACTCGGGCCCCATTGTTGCGCCCACAATAACATTCATGTTCCCAGGGTTAAATATGAGTCTCGCAGCGGACAACCTTTTGATCCACAGCACAGCGGGCAGCATCTCATGCTTGGCCATGGCAGCGGCACCCGACAACGTCAACTCGGTGCTTAATGTGATAGCCAACATGCAACAACAGAACCACCGTGTGCTTTTCGACATTCCCAACTCGAGGCTTGGCGTCTCCCGTGAGCGCTGCacctaa